The genome window TAACGAAACCAATGTCTTTCCATCTGTTATAAATTTTATAATTATGGTTACATATTGCAATTGTTTTCTTCAGGTTGAAATCTTTTTACTTCAATTTACGTATTTTTGCAACAACAAACTAATGTTTAATTCATTAAAAGTTTTTCAATCATGAAAATTGCAATTGTCGGTGTAAGTGGTGCCGTCGGGCAGGAATTTCTGAAGGTTTTGGATCAACGAAACTTCCCTGCCGACGACCTGGTATTGTTTGGTTCAGCGCGTAGTGCAGGAAAAGTATATAATTACAAGGGTAAAAATTATACAGTCAAAGAACTTAAACAGAACGACGATTTCAAAGATATAGATATCGCCCTTGTATCAGCAGGTGCAGGTGTTTCAAAAGAATTTGCCTCTACAATCACTAAATTCGGGGCTGTCATGATTGATAATTCCAGCGCTTTCAGGATGGAAAATGACATTCCGCTGGTTGTTCCAGAGGTAAATCCGGACGACTGCCGCAACAGGCCCAGGAACATCATTGCCAACCCCAACTGTACCACCATTCAGATGGTTGTTGCCCTCAAACCCATCGAAGGGCTTTCGCACATAAAAAGGGTGCATGTAGCTACCTATCAGGCTGCCAGCGGTGCAGGCGCACAGGCCATGAGAGAACTTAATAAACAGGCTTCACAGGTTTTGGCCGGAGAAAAACCTACTGTTGATAAATTCAAATTTCAACTGGCATTTAACCTCATTCCCCAGGTGGATGTTTTCCTGGACAACGATTATACCAAGGAA of Bacteroidota bacterium contains these proteins:
- a CDS encoding aspartate-semialdehyde dehydrogenase, translated to MKIAIVGVSGAVGQEFLKVLDQRNFPADDLVLFGSARSAGKVYNYKGKNYTVKELKQNDDFKDIDIALVSAGAGVSKEFASTITKFGAVMIDNSSAFRMENDIPLVVPEVNPDDCRNRPRNIIANPNCTTIQMVVALKPIEGLSHIKRVHVATYQAASGAGAQAMRELNKQASQVLAGEKPTVDKFKFQLAFNLIPQVDVFLDNDYTKEEMKMYNETRKIMHSDVEVSATCVRVPVMRAHSEVIWCETEKPLEISAIREAIKNGEGLILQDDPKNCVYPMPFMAAGKDEVFVGRIRKDISNPNGITLWVVGDQIRKGAALNAVQIAEYMIKKNLL